In Pseudonocardia cypriaca, a single genomic region encodes these proteins:
- a CDS encoding pyridoxamine 5'-phosphate oxidase family protein has product MTTPDLAPVRAIVARDHGLAGVSVVRADGTPHASLVNAGVLDHPITGRPVVGYVTYGPVKLRTLRERPATSIMWRAGWEWVGVDGTSELIGPDDPADGVDADGLRLLLRAVFTGAGGTHDDWDTYDRVMREERRVAVLVEPSRVYGTYSS; this is encoded by the coding sequence GTGACCACTCCTGATCTCGCCCCGGTTCGCGCCATCGTCGCCCGCGACCACGGCCTGGCCGGCGTCAGCGTCGTGCGTGCCGACGGCACCCCGCACGCCTCGCTGGTCAACGCGGGCGTGCTCGACCACCCGATCACCGGGCGCCCGGTCGTCGGGTACGTCACCTACGGCCCGGTGAAGCTGCGCACCCTGCGCGAGCGCCCGGCCACCTCCATCATGTGGCGGGCCGGCTGGGAGTGGGTCGGCGTCGACGGCACGAGCGAGCTGATCGGCCCCGACGACCCGGCCGACGGCGTCGACGCCGATGGCCTGCGGCTGCTGCTGCGGGCGGTGTTCACCGGCGCGGGTGGCACCCACGACGACTGGGACACCTACGACCGCGTCATGCGCGAGGAACGCCGCGTGGCCGTGCTCGTCGAGCCTTCGCGGGTGTACGGCACCTACTCCTCCTGA
- a CDS encoding ABC transporter substrate-binding protein, with amino-acid sequence MTTAARTRRSFLALLGTAGLAAGCGFRSPDAEYGQPAGTVPAQYAGRVRVVFWHSYSGRNGKVLAELVTGFNDSQDDVYVEAQYQGSYDDTAQKVAASLIAGQVPDIAIFSDVTWERFYLGDALEPLDGYFRPGFEPGVYEPKLFAEGVLQGRSWWIPFARSTPMLYYNRDAFARAGLPDRAPETWSELREWAPALAGVQSAGRSLRALPFAKIDGDWQFQGNVWQFGGAYSNGLDVTIDEDGAIAAGEWQRRLVHEDGYGYMASSASTDFSSGLTAMLQDSTGGLRTIMEKASFPVGAGFVPSEVAAGIATGGGGIGMMRNATAERKQAAAVFLAHLARPEIAAHWTTETGYLPVVTAAQREQVLVDLIAKEPNYGVAIRQLPRARQQDAIRLYGRNANVAIYTGLQQIYADNAAPRDVFRSVARRLESIADEVRRQYEEKVHP; translated from the coding sequence ATGACCACGGCAGCACGGACCCGGCGTTCGTTCCTCGCCCTGCTCGGCACCGCCGGGCTCGCCGCGGGCTGCGGGTTCCGCTCGCCAGACGCCGAGTATGGCCAGCCCGCCGGCACCGTGCCCGCGCAGTACGCCGGGCGGGTGCGCGTCGTGTTCTGGCACTCCTACAGCGGCCGCAACGGCAAGGTGCTCGCCGAGCTGGTCACGGGGTTCAACGACTCGCAGGACGACGTCTACGTCGAGGCGCAGTACCAGGGCAGCTACGACGACACCGCGCAGAAGGTGGCCGCGTCGCTGATCGCCGGGCAGGTGCCGGACATCGCGATCTTCTCCGACGTCACGTGGGAGCGGTTCTACCTGGGCGACGCGCTGGAGCCGCTGGACGGGTACTTCAGGCCGGGGTTCGAACCGGGCGTGTACGAGCCGAAGCTGTTCGCCGAAGGTGTGCTGCAGGGCCGTAGCTGGTGGATCCCGTTCGCCCGCAGCACACCGATGCTCTACTACAACCGCGATGCGTTCGCCCGGGCCGGGCTCCCGGACCGCGCCCCGGAGACGTGGAGCGAGCTGCGGGAGTGGGCGCCCGCGCTCGCCGGGGTGCAGTCCGCCGGACGGTCGCTGCGCGCACTCCCGTTCGCCAAGATCGACGGTGACTGGCAGTTCCAGGGCAACGTCTGGCAGTTCGGCGGCGCCTACTCGAACGGTCTCGACGTCACGATCGACGAGGACGGCGCGATCGCGGCCGGCGAGTGGCAGCGGCGGCTGGTGCACGAGGACGGCTACGGCTACATGGCGAGCAGCGCCTCCACCGACTTCTCGAGCGGCCTCACCGCGATGCTGCAGGACAGCACCGGTGGCCTGCGCACGATCATGGAGAAGGCGTCCTTCCCGGTGGGAGCGGGCTTCGTGCCGTCGGAGGTGGCGGCCGGCATCGCGACCGGCGGCGGCGGGATCGGGATGATGCGCAACGCCACCGCCGAGCGCAAGCAGGCCGCCGCGGTGTTCCTCGCCCACCTCGCCCGGCCCGAGATCGCGGCCCACTGGACGACCGAGACGGGCTACCTCCCCGTCGTCACCGCTGCCCAGCGGGAGCAGGTGCTCGTCGACCTGATCGCGAAGGAACCCAACTACGGCGTGGCCATCCGGCAGCTGCCGCGGGCGCGTCAGCAGGACGCGATCCGGCTGTACGGCCGCAACGCGAACGTGGCCATCTACACCGGCCTGCAGCAGATCTACGCCGACAACGCCGCCCCGCGGGACGTGTTCCGGTCGGTGGCCCGGCGGCTCGAGTCCATCGCCGACGAGGTGCGGCGCCAGTACGAGGAGAAGGTGCACCCGTGA
- a CDS encoding NAD(P)-dependent oxidoreductase, whose product MDIGVLGATGVIGGRVVTEALDRGHRVTAFTRSATRIPTARGAVRWAVTDPRDPARLATDVAGLDVLVNATNAGNDVPETIANADALPATARALLAAMETIPRLRLVVIGGAGSLEVEPGRRVVDLDGFAENLPESLGVPADYVRVVRAHVEALDLYRLSDRNWTYVSPSAALVQPGERTRRFRLGGDQLLVREDGTSDISADDLAVAVLDEIELPRFVQRRFTVGY is encoded by the coding sequence ATGGATATCGGCGTACTGGGCGCGACTGGCGTGATCGGCGGCCGCGTGGTCACGGAGGCGCTCGACCGCGGGCACCGCGTCACCGCGTTCACCCGCTCCGCCACCCGCATCCCGACCGCGCGGGGGGCGGTGCGGTGGGCCGTGACCGACCCGCGCGACCCCGCCCGCCTCGCCACCGACGTCGCAGGGCTCGACGTGCTCGTCAACGCGACCAACGCGGGGAACGACGTCCCCGAGACCATCGCGAACGCCGACGCGCTCCCGGCCACCGCCCGCGCATTGCTCGCGGCGATGGAGACAATCCCCCGGCTGCGCCTGGTCGTCATCGGCGGAGCAGGGAGCCTGGAGGTGGAGCCGGGCAGGCGGGTCGTCGACCTCGATGGGTTCGCGGAGAACCTGCCGGAGTCGCTCGGGGTACCCGCCGACTACGTGCGCGTCGTGCGGGCGCACGTCGAGGCACTGGACCTCTACCGCCTGTCGGACCGCAACTGGACCTACGTCAGCCCGTCGGCCGCGCTCGTGCAGCCGGGCGAGCGCACCCGACGGTTCCGGCTCGGCGGCGACCAACTCCTGGTGCGCGAGGACGGCACCAGCGACATCTCCGCGGACGACCTCGCCGTCGCCGTGCTGGACGAGATCGAGCTACCCCGGTTCGTCCAGCGGCGGTTCACGGTCGGCTACTAG
- a CDS encoding nitroreductase/quinone reductase family protein, with the protein MNRVVRLLQRLGLQLGTIHVLTVPGRVSGAPRPTPVSPLTVDGRRYVIAALSQADWARNVRAAGAGELAHGRHRRQVALTEVTDPDLRRTVVRAFPTEVPHGVQFFVRLGLVKRGDPDEFAGIADRVAVFELREV; encoded by the coding sequence GTGAACCGCGTGGTCAGGCTGTTGCAGCGGCTGGGACTGCAGCTCGGCACGATCCACGTGCTGACCGTGCCGGGCCGCGTGTCCGGTGCGCCGCGACCCACCCCCGTCTCCCCGCTCACCGTCGACGGCCGCCGGTACGTGATCGCGGCACTGTCGCAGGCGGACTGGGCCCGCAACGTCCGGGCCGCGGGCGCGGGCGAGCTGGCCCACGGGCGGCACCGGCGACAGGTCGCGCTCACCGAGGTCACCGACCCCGATCTCCGGCGCACGGTAGTGCGCGCCTTCCCCACCGAGGTGCCGCACGGCGTCCAGTTCTTCGTGCGCCTCGGGCTCGTGAAGAGGGGCGATCCCGACGAGTTCGCCGGGATCGCCGACCGGGTCGCGGTGTTCGAGCTGCGCGAGGTGTGA
- a CDS encoding carbohydrate ABC transporter permease, which translates to MTRAVQYVLLLGVAAVFLGPLYWLVTTALKAPDEIYQFPPAWWPSRLTWENFGLAWDAAPFDRFFLNSTIATVAGTALKVANAVLTAYAFVHLRFPFKNALFLVILGAMMVPGHVTLLPNYLTVATLGWINTYAGLIIPGIGSAFATFLMRQHFRTLPREVTDAASVDGAGHLRTLWQVVLPMSRPMLVTVVVITAVEEWNNFVWPLIVTNTAEMRTLPVGLLILKDQEGLSNWGTIMAGTLIVLAPMLVIFFVAQRWIVGGITAGAVKG; encoded by the coding sequence ATGACCCGAGCCGTGCAGTACGTGCTGCTGCTCGGTGTCGCGGCGGTGTTCCTCGGGCCGCTGTACTGGCTCGTCACCACCGCGCTGAAGGCGCCGGACGAGATCTACCAGTTCCCGCCCGCGTGGTGGCCGAGCCGGCTGACGTGGGAGAACTTCGGGCTGGCGTGGGACGCGGCTCCGTTCGACCGGTTCTTCCTCAACTCCACGATCGCGACGGTGGCCGGCACGGCGCTCAAGGTGGCCAACGCCGTGCTCACCGCGTACGCCTTCGTCCACCTGCGGTTCCCGTTCAAGAACGCGCTCTTCCTCGTGATCCTCGGCGCGATGATGGTGCCCGGCCACGTCACGCTGCTGCCCAACTACCTCACCGTCGCCACGCTCGGCTGGATCAACACCTACGCCGGGCTGATCATCCCGGGCATCGGCTCGGCGTTCGCCACGTTCCTGATGCGCCAGCACTTCCGCACGCTGCCGCGCGAGGTGACGGACGCGGCGTCCGTGGACGGCGCGGGACACCTGCGCACGCTGTGGCAGGTCGTGCTGCCGATGTCGCGCCCGATGCTCGTGACGGTCGTCGTGATCACCGCCGTGGAGGAGTGGAACAACTTCGTGTGGCCGCTGATCGTCACCAACACCGCCGAGATGCGCACGCTGCCCGTCGGCCTGCTGATCCTCAAGGACCAGGAAGGCCTCTCCAACTGGGGCACGATCATGGCGGGCACGCTGATCGTCCTCGCGCCGATGCTGGTGATCTTCTTCGTGGCGCAGCGCTGGATCGTCGGGGGCATCACGGCGGGGGCGGTGAAGGGATGA
- a CDS encoding DeoR/GlpR family DNA-binding transcription regulator, whose translation MTAGSTEGIDATARRPARRQAEIAAYVVQHGTATAHELVEAFGVSLMTVHRDLDALERQGVVRKYRGGVTAQPTSVFESNVAYRLNTAQAQKQALARRARAMVEPGMSVMLDDSTSALAVVRQLEDVAPLTVATNFLPAVSLLTAMPDVRLIVLGGIYSPTHDSFGGVPCAEAVEALQTDLLFCSVSAVSPTHAYHQEQEIVLVKRAMLRSARTRVLLVDNAKLRRTALHRLAPLTDFDLVLVDDQAPAEQVAALRDQGARVEVVEV comes from the coding sequence GTGACGGCAGGCAGTACCGAAGGGATCGACGCGACGGCCCGGCGCCCGGCTCGGCGGCAGGCCGAGATCGCGGCGTACGTCGTCCAGCACGGCACCGCCACGGCCCACGAGCTGGTGGAGGCGTTCGGCGTCAGCCTCATGACGGTGCACCGGGACCTCGACGCCCTTGAGCGCCAGGGGGTCGTGCGCAAGTACCGGGGCGGGGTCACGGCGCAGCCGACCAGCGTGTTCGAGAGCAACGTCGCCTACCGCCTCAACACGGCGCAGGCGCAGAAGCAGGCTCTCGCCCGCCGTGCGCGCGCCATGGTCGAACCGGGCATGTCGGTGATGCTGGACGACTCCACCAGCGCGCTCGCGGTGGTCCGCCAGCTGGAGGACGTCGCACCGCTCACGGTCGCGACCAACTTCCTGCCGGCCGTCTCGCTGCTCACCGCGATGCCCGACGTCCGGCTGATCGTGCTCGGCGGCATCTACTCACCCACCCACGACTCGTTCGGCGGGGTGCCCTGTGCAGAGGCCGTCGAGGCGCTGCAGACCGACCTGCTGTTCTGCAGCGTCTCCGCGGTGTCCCCGACCCACGCTTACCACCAGGAGCAGGAGATCGTGCTGGTCAAGCGCGCGATGCTGCGCTCGGCCCGCACGCGGGTGCTCCTGGTCGACAACGCGAAGCTGCGCCGCACCGCGCTGCACCGGCTCGCCCCGCTCACCGACTTCGACCTCGTGCTGGTGGACGACCAGGCGCCCGCCGAGCAGGTCGCCGCCCTCCGGGACCAGGGGGCTCGGGTGGAGGTCGTCGAGGTGTGA
- a CDS encoding MarR family winged helix-turn-helix transcriptional regulator produces the protein MSKQLAVERAARAAAEFGDAAGVVDAAAADVFGVNPTDLRILGAVLDGPLTAGQVAAAVHLSPAAATTAIQRLVARGHLTREPDPEDRRRAVVALTPSARELAERIYGPVGEAGVAEMQRWSAAELELIADFLERGRAVQLAQAARIRALVADREPPLDEPG, from the coding sequence GTGTCGAAGCAATTGGCGGTGGAACGGGCGGCGCGGGCGGCGGCCGAGTTCGGTGACGCCGCAGGCGTCGTCGACGCGGCGGCGGCGGATGTCTTCGGCGTCAATCCCACCGACCTGCGGATCCTCGGCGCGGTGCTGGACGGCCCCCTGACCGCGGGGCAGGTCGCCGCCGCCGTGCACCTGAGCCCCGCGGCCGCGACGACCGCGATCCAGCGGCTCGTCGCGCGGGGACACCTGACCCGCGAGCCGGACCCCGAGGACCGGAGGCGCGCGGTCGTCGCTCTCACCCCGTCCGCCCGCGAGCTGGCCGAGCGGATCTACGGGCCGGTCGGGGAGGCGGGGGTGGCGGAGATGCAGCGGTGGAGCGCGGCCGAGCTGGAGCTGATCGCCGACTTCCTGGAGCGCGGCCGGGCCGTGCAGCTCGCGCAGGCGGCGCGGATCCGGGCGCTAGTAGCCGACCGTGAACCGCCGCTGGACGAACCGGGGTAG
- a CDS encoding NAD(P)H-dependent flavin oxidoreductase has product MLSTRFTELVGCEIPIQQAPMGLVAPPRLALAVARAGGVGTVSAPIGAEPQALAAQLDSWMDRGAGALAVNFITEQVDPAAVAVAGERARIVDFYWNTPHAKLVDAAHEGGALVNWQVGSLSDAVLAVEAGADIVTVQGREAGGHVRGDAPLLPLLTAVLRAVDVPVLAAGGIAEPRALAAVLAGGADGVRIGTRFLATPESGAHPEYVLALLAAGPESTEITDAFAECPMCATLPRARALRSAIAAVEAVEGETVGSAGDQQLPARAGMPPHKAVHGQIHAMALYAGSGVEHVTAVRPAADVVRELAEGAERLLRVW; this is encoded by the coding sequence ATGCTGAGCACCCGGTTCACCGAGCTCGTCGGCTGCGAGATCCCGATCCAGCAGGCACCGATGGGCCTGGTCGCGCCGCCCCGCCTTGCGCTCGCGGTGGCGCGGGCGGGCGGCGTCGGGACGGTCAGCGCGCCGATCGGTGCGGAGCCGCAGGCGCTCGCCGCCCAGCTCGACAGCTGGATGGACCGCGGGGCGGGCGCGCTCGCGGTCAACTTCATCACCGAGCAGGTCGATCCGGCCGCCGTCGCAGTGGCGGGTGAACGGGCGCGGATCGTCGACTTCTACTGGAACACCCCGCACGCGAAGCTCGTCGACGCCGCGCACGAGGGCGGTGCGCTGGTGAACTGGCAGGTGGGGTCGCTGTCCGACGCCGTGCTCGCGGTCGAGGCCGGCGCGGACATCGTCACCGTGCAGGGCCGGGAGGCCGGCGGCCACGTGCGCGGCGACGCGCCGCTGCTGCCGCTGCTCACCGCCGTGCTCCGCGCGGTGGACGTGCCGGTGCTGGCCGCGGGCGGCATCGCGGAGCCACGCGCGCTGGCCGCGGTGCTCGCGGGCGGGGCGGACGGGGTCCGGATCGGCACCCGGTTCCTCGCGACGCCGGAGTCGGGGGCGCATCCCGAGTACGTACTCGCGCTGCTGGCCGCCGGCCCCGAGAGCACGGAGATCACCGACGCGTTCGCGGAGTGCCCGATGTGCGCGACGTTGCCGCGGGCGCGGGCGCTGCGCTCGGCGATCGCGGCGGTGGAGGCCGTCGAGGGGGAGACGGTCGGCAGCGCCGGTGACCAGCAGCTCCCGGCGCGCGCCGGGATGCCGCCGCACAAGGCCGTGCACGGGCAGATCCACGCCATGGCGCTCTACGCCGGCAGCGGCGTCGAGCACGTCACCGCCGTGCGTCCGGCAGCGGACGTGGTGCGGGAGCTGGCCGAGGGAGCGGAACGCCTCCTGCGGGTCTGGTGA
- a CDS encoding amino acid permease: MTGPTSALLRRKPIDDVEEDRGGGLTKTLGLWQLTAIGIGGIIGAGIFSLAGVVANGEAGPGVVISFLVAGVASAAAAFSYAEFAGLIPKAGSAYTYGYVVLGEFAAWFIGWDLLLEYTAIVGVVAIGISGYLGELLSYLGVSLPTWMLGAPGTEPDGVAPGSYVVDLFAVLLCLLIAFVLTRGMRSAARFETSLVYLKVAVVLLVIGVGVFHINTENYNPFLPFGIGGALAGAATVFFAVFGYDAMSTAAEESKDSQRHMPRAILYSLAISMVLYVLACLVLTGMVNYRDINTDAPFTGAFNSVGLPLLGAIIAAGAILGILTVLFTFLMGAARVGYAMSRDGLLPQWFARTDDVHHQPARITWVLGIVAALFAGFLPIEEVADLTNIGILLAFIVVCVAVIVLRYRRPDLPRSFRLPWMPVVPAVGIVFSIWLIALLEPITWLRFLAWFALGLVIYVFYSRHRSRLAQR, translated from the coding sequence GTGACCGGACCCACCAGTGCGCTGTTGCGGCGCAAGCCGATCGACGACGTGGAGGAGGACCGCGGTGGCGGTCTGACCAAGACGCTCGGGCTGTGGCAGCTCACGGCGATCGGCATCGGCGGCATCATCGGCGCCGGGATCTTCTCGCTCGCAGGCGTCGTCGCGAACGGGGAGGCCGGGCCGGGCGTCGTGATCTCGTTCCTCGTCGCGGGCGTCGCGAGTGCGGCGGCCGCGTTCTCCTACGCGGAGTTCGCGGGGCTGATCCCGAAGGCGGGATCGGCCTACACGTACGGCTACGTGGTGCTCGGGGAGTTCGCCGCGTGGTTCATCGGGTGGGACCTGCTCCTGGAGTACACCGCGATCGTCGGCGTCGTCGCGATCGGCATCTCCGGCTACCTCGGTGAGCTGCTGAGCTACCTGGGCGTGTCGTTGCCGACGTGGATGCTGGGCGCGCCCGGCACCGAGCCGGACGGCGTGGCGCCGGGCAGCTACGTCGTCGACCTGTTCGCGGTGCTGCTCTGCCTGTTGATCGCGTTCGTGCTCACCCGCGGGATGCGCAGCGCGGCCCGGTTCGAGACGTCCCTCGTCTACCTGAAGGTGGCCGTCGTCCTCCTCGTGATCGGGGTCGGCGTCTTCCACATCAACACGGAGAACTACAACCCGTTCCTGCCGTTCGGGATCGGTGGTGCGCTCGCCGGTGCGGCCACGGTGTTCTTCGCGGTGTTCGGCTACGACGCCATGAGCACCGCGGCCGAGGAGTCCAAGGACTCGCAGCGGCACATGCCGAGGGCGATCCTCTACTCGCTCGCGATCTCGATGGTGCTCTACGTGCTCGCCTGCCTGGTGCTCACCGGAATGGTCAACTACCGGGACATCAACACCGACGCGCCCTTCACCGGGGCGTTCAACTCCGTCGGCCTGCCACTGCTGGGCGCGATCATCGCGGCGGGTGCGATCCTCGGCATCCTCACCGTGCTCTTCACGTTCCTCATGGGTGCCGCGCGGGTCGGCTACGCGATGAGCCGCGACGGGCTCCTGCCCCAGTGGTTCGCCCGGACCGATGACGTCCACCACCAGCCCGCGCGGATCACGTGGGTGCTCGGGATCGTCGCCGCCCTGTTCGCCGGTTTCCTGCCGATCGAAGAGGTCGCCGACCTGACCAACATCGGGATCCTGCTCGCGTTCATCGTGGTGTGCGTCGCGGTGATCGTGCTCCGCTACCGCCGCCCCGACCTCCCGCGCTCGTTCCGCCTCCCGTGGATGCCGGTCGTGCCGGCGGTCGGCATCGTGTTCTCGATCTGGCTGATCGCCCTGCTCGAACCGATCACCTGGCTGCGGTTCCTCGCCTGGTTCGCGCTCGGACTGGTGATCTACGTCTTCTACAGCCGGCACCGCTCCCGGCTCGCGCAACGCTGA
- a CDS encoding TetR/AcrR family transcriptional regulator, which yields MAAVTRSRRERLRAETTEEITATALALLAEGGPDAVTLRAIAREMGMTAGAIYGYFPTRDDLINRLITDVYTSLVDAVEAARDARPPDDAGGRIVAWGQALREWSVANPAGFRLVYGDAVPGYRPREGGVAAEPAHRACMGLTQLVAAVWPQAAPHQPAAEWSDFAPGLVAEVRREFPDLPPAAVGLALRVWGRMHGLVALEVYGHLRGQTTDPAKLYEAELRDLVRSLGAQVQEE from the coding sequence GTGGCGGCAGTAACCCGGAGCAGGCGGGAGCGCCTGCGGGCGGAGACGACCGAGGAGATCACCGCAACCGCGCTCGCGCTGCTCGCCGAGGGCGGCCCGGACGCGGTGACGCTCCGTGCGATCGCCCGCGAGATGGGCATGACGGCCGGGGCGATCTACGGCTACTTCCCCACCCGGGACGACCTGATCAACCGGCTGATCACCGACGTGTACACGTCGCTCGTGGACGCGGTGGAGGCGGCGCGCGACGCCCGGCCCCCGGACGACGCGGGTGGGCGGATCGTCGCATGGGGCCAGGCCCTACGGGAGTGGTCGGTGGCCAACCCGGCGGGCTTCCGCCTCGTCTACGGCGACGCCGTGCCCGGCTACCGGCCACGCGAAGGCGGGGTGGCGGCCGAGCCGGCGCACCGTGCCTGCATGGGGCTGACCCAGCTCGTCGCCGCGGTGTGGCCGCAGGCGGCGCCGCACCAGCCCGCCGCCGAGTGGTCCGACTTCGCGCCCGGGCTGGTGGCCGAGGTGCGCCGCGAGTTCCCCGACCTCCCGCCCGCCGCGGTCGGACTCGCCCTGCGGGTCTGGGGGCGGATGCATGGGCTCGTCGCGCTCGAGGTGTACGGCCACCTGCGCGGGCAGACCACCGACCCGGCGAAGCTGTACGAGGCGGAGCTGCGCGACCTCGTGCGCTCGCTGGGCGCGCAGGTTCAGGAGGAGTAG
- a CDS encoding carbohydrate ABC transporter permease encodes MTALGETVRAHPDAPVRPAASARPRPLREYGLFALMVAPNLIVIAVFAYWPIVYNAYLSLTDWNMIAVRPTFVGLANYARTLTDPAFHQTLWVTVAFTGLIVAGSLLIGLALAVLLDQPLMGSRIVRTLSFAPHVLSGAAVATLWLFVFDPGYGLVRALLDPLGITAPDLVNSSDGALFGLVIVYLWKNAGFAALIYLTGMQGLPRELDEAAVLDGAGSWTRFRRVTLPQLRPITFFLLITTVIGTFQAFDVIAVMTGGGPGDATTTLSWAIYSEGFEAFDAGRAATLSMIMFVLLLIVTAVQARIMERRMHL; translated from the coding sequence ATGACCGCTCTCGGCGAGACCGTCCGGGCCCATCCGGACGCTCCCGTCCGGCCGGCCGCGAGCGCGCGTCCCCGCCCGCTCCGGGAGTACGGGTTGTTCGCGCTGATGGTGGCGCCGAACCTGATCGTGATCGCGGTCTTCGCGTACTGGCCGATCGTCTACAACGCCTACCTCAGCCTCACCGACTGGAACATGATCGCGGTCAGGCCGACGTTCGTCGGGCTCGCCAACTACGCCCGCACGCTCACCGACCCGGCGTTCCACCAGACGCTGTGGGTCACCGTGGCCTTCACCGGCCTGATCGTGGCCGGCAGCTTGCTGATCGGGCTGGCGCTCGCGGTGCTGCTCGACCAGCCCCTGATGGGGAGCCGGATCGTGCGCACGCTCTCGTTCGCGCCGCACGTGCTCTCCGGTGCCGCGGTCGCCACGCTGTGGCTGTTCGTCTTCGACCCCGGCTACGGGCTGGTGCGCGCCCTGCTCGACCCGCTCGGGATCACCGCACCCGACCTGGTGAACTCCTCCGACGGGGCGCTGTTCGGCCTGGTGATCGTCTACCTGTGGAAGAACGCCGGCTTCGCCGCGCTGATCTACCTGACCGGCATGCAGGGCCTGCCCCGCGAGCTCGACGAGGCCGCGGTCCTCGACGGGGCGGGCAGCTGGACGCGGTTCCGCCGGGTCACGCTCCCGCAGCTGCGGCCGATCACCTTCTTCCTGCTGATCACCACCGTGATCGGCACCTTCCAGGCGTTCGACGTGATCGCGGTGATGACCGGCGGCGGACCCGGCGACGCCACCACCACGCTCAGCTGGGCCATCTACAGCGAGGGCTTCGAGGCGTTCGACGCCGGACGGGCCGCCACGCTGTCGATGATCATGTTCGTGCTCCTGCTGATCGTGACGGCCGTGCAGGCCCGGATCATGGAGAGGCGGATGCACCTGTGA
- a CDS encoding lipopolysaccharide biosynthesis protein, whose translation MTRPGTQSREPDAYRTIPMFAPARPRVPSAQPAAAPDRARWNNFTRTDLQTQPMLIVPPTAASTGRKAGAGEGLALSISSALGALAGLVSWLLAAHLLPQAEVGHAAGVVSAFILIAGIAQLNLGLGLIRWLPVAGRHAPPLVWRSLLLIMPLSAVAGLGYVLFVPDLARTVAGPHGPPALGMCLFALAAAGWGVFVVHDYILVAIGRPWWAVWRNGLFAVVRITLLVVLGTTLGAQGVVLSWVGPIVVWIAAGSLVLLVVVRRFARAHAGTGVMPTRSEVVGFLAPTATAQVGYTLLLNQVPLVVILRFGPESGAAFFIAWQATVVLETAANYYMHSLSAGWAREPERAAELTSSSRRRLLVIFLPLLALGALLAGPGLSIFGAGYASAADMLRLLLLGLAFRLVVVHELGVRTAAGHGMAYARLHTASTLLVLVVALVVPASTVPDPGGVSSALLPVTLGYVAVQVVCAAHVVLVRMLGRAPGSRAA comes from the coding sequence ATGACCCGGCCCGGAACCCAGTCCCGGGAGCCGGACGCCTACCGCACGATCCCGATGTTCGCGCCCGCCCGACCGCGGGTGCCATCGGCACAGCCCGCGGCGGCCCCGGACCGGGCCCGGTGGAACAACTTCACGCGCACCGACCTGCAGACCCAGCCGATGCTGATCGTGCCCCCGACGGCGGCGAGTACGGGGAGGAAGGCGGGGGCGGGCGAAGGCCTCGCCCTGTCGATCAGCTCCGCGCTCGGCGCGCTCGCCGGGCTGGTCAGCTGGCTCCTCGCCGCCCACCTGCTGCCCCAGGCCGAGGTCGGCCACGCCGCGGGCGTCGTGTCCGCGTTCATCCTGATCGCGGGGATCGCCCAGCTCAACCTGGGCCTCGGCCTTATCCGCTGGCTACCGGTGGCCGGCCGGCACGCCCCACCCCTCGTGTGGCGGAGCCTCCTGCTGATCATGCCCCTGTCCGCCGTCGCCGGGCTGGGCTACGTCCTCTTCGTGCCCGACCTGGCCCGGACAGTGGCCGGTCCGCACGGCCCACCGGCGCTCGGCATGTGCCTGTTCGCCCTCGCCGCCGCCGGGTGGGGCGTGTTCGTCGTGCACGACTACATCCTCGTCGCGATCGGCAGGCCTTGGTGGGCGGTCTGGCGCAACGGCCTGTTCGCCGTCGTCCGGATCACCCTGCTCGTCGTGCTCGGCACCACACTCGGCGCCCAGGGGGTCGTCCTGTCCTGGGTCGGCCCGATCGTCGTGTGGATCGCCGCGGGCTCGCTCGTCCTCCTGGTCGTCGTCCGCCGCTTCGCCCGCGCCCACGCCGGCACCGGCGTGATGCCCACCCGGTCCGAGGTCGTCGGCTTCCTCGCGCCGACCGCCACCGCCCAGGTCGGCTACACGCTGCTGCTCAACCAGGTCCCCCTCGTGGTGATCCTGCGCTTCGGACCCGAGTCCGGTGCGGCGTTCTTCATCGCCTGGCAGGCCACGGTCGTCCTGGAGACCGCGGCGAACTACTACATGCACTCCCTGTCGGCCGGCTGGGCCAGAGAGCCCGAACGAGCCGCCGAGCTGACGTCGTCCTCCCGCAGACGGCTCCTGGTGATCTTCCTGCCGCTGCTGGCACTGGGCGCGCTGCTCGCAGGCCCGGGGCTGTCCATCTTCGGCGCGGGCTACGCCTCGGCCGCCGACATGCTCAGGCTGTTGCTGCTGGGGCTCGCGTTCCGGCTGGTCGTCGTGCACGAGCTCGGCGTGCGCACCGCCGCGGGCCACGGCATGGCCTACGCCCGCCTCCACACGGCCAGCACCCTGCTCGTGCTGGTCGTCGCGCTCGTCGTCCCGGCGTCGACGGTGCCGGATCCGGGCGGCGTCAGCTCGGCGCTCCTGCCCGTCACCCTCGGCTACGTCGCCGTCCAGGTCGTGTGCGCGGCACACGTCGTGCTGGTCCGGATGCTGGGACGGGCCCCTGGCAGCAGGGCGGCCTGA